Proteins encoded together in one Camelina sativa cultivar DH55 chromosome 9, Cs, whole genome shotgun sequence window:
- the LOC104711571 gene encoding mitogen-activated protein kinase kinase kinase NPK1-like, which translates to MEWVRGDTIGFGTFSTVSVATNISKDSGEFPRLIAVKSSDSYGAASLSNEKSVLDSLGDCPEIVRCYGEERTVENGEKLHNLLLEYASRGSLATQLKKLGGEGLPESTVRRHTGSVLRGLRHVHAKGFAHCDIKLGNILLFNDGAVKIADFGLARRVDGVLTPSKEGVEIRGTPLYMAPESVNYNEYGSAADVWALGCAVVEMISGKTAWSVKEGSHFMSLLLRIGAGGESPMIPEFLSEEGKDFLSKCFVKDPEKRWTVEMLLNHPFVDVDCDEHDQREDYVLKVKEEEAPTSPKCPFEFPDWELMSSDSHTPSDSPVKRLGSLVSESLPDWSVEGDWVTVR; encoded by the coding sequence ATGGAGTGGGTTCGTGGAGATACAATAGGGTTCGGAACGTTTTCTACTGTAAGTGTAGCGACGAATATTAGTAAAGATTCCGGTGAGTTTCCGAGGCTTATCGCCGTGAAATCGTCGGATTCTTATGGCGCCGCTTCTCTTTCTAACGAGAAATCAGTGTTGGATTCGCTCGGTGATTGCCCTGAGATCGTACGGTGCTACGGCGAGGAGCGAACGGTGGAGAACGGAGAGAAGTTACATAACTTGTTGCTAGAGTACGCTTCGAGAGGAAGTTTAGCGACACAATTGAAGAAACTAGGCGGTGAGGGTTTACCGGAATCCACCGTACGCCGCCACACGGGATCGGTGCTCAGAGGGTTACGTCACGTCCACGCGAAAGGGTTTGCTCACTGCGATATAAAACTCGGGAATATTCTGTTGTTTAACGACGGCGCCGTTAAAATAGCCGATTTCGGATTGGCGAGAAGAGTTGACGGAGTTTTAACGCCGTCAAAAGAAGGGGTTGAGATTAGAGGGACGCCGTTATATATGGCGCCGGAATCTGTTAACTATAACGAGTATGGATCAGCGGCTGACGTGTGGGCGTTAGGATGCGCTGTAGTTGAGATGATTAGTGGCAAAACGGCGTGGAGTGTGAAAGAAGGATCACACTTCATGTCGCTTTTGTTACGTATCGGTGCCGGCGGTGAGTCACCGATGATCCCAGAGTTCTTGTCGGAAGAAGGAAAAGATTTCTTGTCTAAGTGTTTTGTCAAAGATCCCGAGAAAAGATGGACGGTTGAGATGCTTTTGAACCATCCGTTCGTAGACGTTGATTGTGATGAGCACGACCAACGAGAAGACTATGTTTTGAAGGTGAAGGAGGAAGAAGCACCGACGTCACCAAAGTGTCCATTCGAATTTCCCGATTGGGAATTAATGTCATCGGATTCTCACACGCCGTCGGATTCTCCGGTGAAGAGACTTGGGAGTTTGGTTAGTGAATCGTTACCTGATTGGTCTGTCGAAGGGGATTGGGTTACCGTCAGGTGA